A single genomic interval of Aureliella helgolandensis harbors:
- a CDS encoding SulP family inorganic anion transporter codes for MLNFFRQQSGSIKNDVLSGLTVSLALVPEAIAFAFVAGVSPLIGLYSAFFLGLITAIVGGRPGMISGATGAMAVVVVALVAQHGVEYLFPTVILCGLLQMAVGLGRLGKLIRMVPHPVMLGFVNGLAIVIGMAQLGSFKTLSASGTLVYLTGTPLLIMLALVALTMAIIWLLPKLTTAVPASLVAILAVSCLSLAINNAMKTESGDNVLATVGDMLRTNTQAAALNPAPAHGHAQVPTETPQGDEQAESPQSLLVSLNVPAQSTTDPIVEAEGKAEPAEVADVGISGGLPTLFFLEHELVPFNLVTLWIIFPYAIVLCGVGLIESLMTLTLIDEITETRGKGNRECIGQGAANLVCGLFGGMGGCAMIGQSLINVNSGGRGRLSGITAAVCLLAFVLFLAPLIEQIPMAALVGVMFMVVIGTFEWASLKMFRRMPRSDVFVMVLVAGYTVVMHDLASAVILGVIVSALVFAWQHATHMGADVKHNEFGNKIYQLHGPLFFASVSSFKDMFDVANDPDDVVIDFYYTRVYDQSGLEAINSLAEKYESLGKRLHLTHLSKECRTLLDKAGDLVEINVSEDPQYHIATDRLA; via the coding sequence ATGCTGAATTTTTTTCGCCAACAATCGGGTTCGATCAAGAATGATGTTCTCTCGGGATTGACGGTTTCCCTGGCACTCGTGCCCGAGGCAATCGCCTTTGCATTCGTGGCAGGTGTCTCGCCCTTAATCGGACTCTATTCAGCATTTTTCCTTGGACTGATTACCGCCATCGTTGGAGGCCGTCCCGGAATGATCTCTGGCGCCACCGGTGCCATGGCCGTCGTTGTGGTGGCCCTAGTAGCCCAGCATGGGGTGGAATACCTCTTTCCCACCGTCATCCTCTGTGGACTATTGCAAATGGCTGTCGGCCTTGGTCGACTAGGAAAACTAATTCGGATGGTCCCGCACCCTGTGATGCTGGGATTCGTTAATGGATTGGCCATCGTCATCGGCATGGCACAACTCGGAAGCTTCAAGACGCTATCGGCGAGCGGTACCTTGGTCTACCTCACCGGCACACCGCTGTTGATCATGTTGGCTCTCGTGGCACTAACGATGGCGATCATCTGGTTACTCCCCAAACTCACCACGGCGGTACCAGCATCGCTGGTAGCCATTCTGGCTGTTTCTTGTTTGTCCTTAGCAATCAACAATGCCATGAAGACGGAGTCGGGCGACAACGTTCTGGCGACGGTTGGAGATATGCTGCGGACCAATACCCAAGCAGCAGCGTTGAATCCCGCGCCAGCGCACGGTCATGCACAAGTTCCCACGGAAACTCCTCAAGGCGATGAGCAAGCCGAATCCCCGCAGAGCCTGCTAGTGAGTCTCAATGTACCAGCGCAATCCACCACGGATCCGATCGTGGAGGCCGAAGGCAAAGCCGAGCCCGCGGAAGTTGCAGACGTTGGAATTAGCGGTGGACTCCCGACGCTCTTTTTCCTAGAGCACGAGCTAGTCCCCTTCAATCTAGTTACATTATGGATCATCTTTCCCTATGCCATTGTTCTGTGCGGCGTGGGGTTGATCGAGTCGCTCATGACGCTAACCCTGATCGATGAAATTACAGAGACCCGTGGCAAAGGTAATCGCGAGTGTATCGGTCAGGGTGCAGCCAACTTGGTCTGCGGTCTGTTCGGCGGGATGGGTGGTTGTGCGATGATCGGTCAATCATTGATCAACGTGAACTCTGGAGGCCGTGGGCGTCTGTCGGGTATCACAGCAGCTGTTTGCCTGTTGGCCTTCGTGCTCTTCCTAGCCCCGCTGATCGAGCAAATTCCTATGGCAGCACTCGTGGGCGTCATGTTCATGGTCGTAATTGGGACCTTCGAGTGGGCATCGCTGAAGATGTTCCGACGCATGCCTCGCAGCGACGTCTTCGTGATGGTCTTAGTGGCGGGTTACACGGTCGTCATGCATGATCTCGCATCCGCTGTGATCCTGGGAGTTATCGTCTCAGCCCTCGTTTTTGCCTGGCAGCACGCCACGCACATGGGCGCCGATGTGAAGCACAATGAGTTCGGCAACAAGATCTACCAACTACACGGTCCGCTCTTCTTTGCGTCGGTATCCTCATTCAAAGACATGTTCGATGTCGCCAACGATCCCGATGACGTCGTCATTGATTTCTACTACACGCGAGTCTACGACCAATCGGGACTGGAAGCGATCAATTCTCTGGCGGAGAAATATGAGAGCCTTGGAAAGCGTCTCCACCTAACGCACCTCAGCAAAGAGTGTCGGACACTACTGGATAAGGCGGGAGATTTGGTCGAGATCAACGTCTCGGAAGACCCTCAATATCACATTGCAACCGACCGCCTAGCATAA